One Methanolobus sp. WCC4 DNA segment encodes these proteins:
- a CDS encoding ABC transporter ATP-binding protein has protein sequence MDENHNDIQITSGDAPETLMRLTDVWKIYRMGEVEFAALKGIDLEIMHGEFVVILGPSGSGKSTMMNLLGCLDLPSKGVVELNNKDIAKMKESELAQIRGQLIGFIFQTFNLLPTLNTIENVMLPLEFQEADSDESWKRAEELLDVVSLGNKKYNLPSQLSGGQRQRVAIARSLAVDPKVILADEPTGNLDSETGNYILEFLSDLHRNEGKTIIMITHDPELTKYADRVVHIKDGMVDNIEIIKREAM, from the coding sequence ATGGACGAGAATCATAATGACATACAGATAACTTCGGGAGATGCACCTGAAACTCTCATGCGTCTTACTGATGTGTGGAAGATATACAGGATGGGAGAGGTCGAGTTTGCAGCCTTAAAAGGCATCGATCTGGAGATCATGCATGGTGAATTTGTAGTCATCCTCGGTCCCAGTGGCAGCGGTAAGAGTACAATGATGAACCTGCTGGGCTGCCTTGATCTTCCAAGCAAAGGAGTTGTTGAACTCAACAACAAGGACATTGCTAAAATGAAAGAATCAGAACTTGCCCAGATAAGGGGGCAACTTATTGGTTTTATTTTCCAGACGTTCAACCTGCTCCCTACTCTGAACACTATAGAGAATGTCATGCTGCCTTTAGAATTCCAGGAAGCAGATTCTGATGAATCATGGAAAAGAGCAGAAGAGCTTCTTGATGTAGTAAGTCTTGGAAATAAAAAGTACAACCTCCCTTCACAACTATCAGGAGGCCAGAGGCAAAGGGTTGCCATAGCAAGATCCCTTGCAGTAGACCCTAAAGTGATCCTTGCGGACGAACCAACTGGTAATCTCGATAGTGAAACAGGAAATTACATTCTTGAATTCCTCAGTGACCTTCACAGAAATGAAGGCAAGACTATCATAATGATAACTCACGATCCAGAATTGACAAAGTATGCGGATCGTGTTGTTCATATCAAAGACGGAATGGTGGATAATATAGAGATAATAAAGCGTGAAGCAATGTGA
- a CDS encoding COG1361 S-layer family protein, whose protein sequence is MKKILLLMLVLLLPITNAAAASLTAGASGVNVDLLSQSPYPARPGETVEITLSLQNEGSNDLSDVVVSLDAEYPFSQVSGESLSKTVSYMEARQDEDDATYLKFKLKVDSDVSDGTYDIDVVVKDSESDSSSVTTLEVEVQGKEYAQIVTISDSSIDVATVEPLEFVITNTGSSPLQNMAVSWEESTGTILPVYSSNTKYISSLDVDESATVVYSVMADVDADPGLYQLDITLEFEDYESDTTVIETKAGLFVGGTTDFDLSYSESDEGEVSLSLANVGNNEAYSVKVSIPEQDNFQATGSTSTIVGNLEKGDYTITSFSITQTSSMPSMGDEDSTGTAQAEPTEMTAEDMEAMQEEMEAKTELLVNIEYTDSAGQRHTVEKAVQIEELTGGTMAAGMSGGPGGQSSSSNSNLLYGAVILVVVVVGFNYRKKKMMKEGNYVPLNVELRNLKAKILKKEKQ, encoded by the coding sequence ATGAAAAAAATATTATTACTTATGTTAGTGCTGTTGTTGCCAATAACCAATGCAGCAGCAGCTAGCCTGACTGCAGGTGCATCAGGGGTGAACGTGGATCTTTTGAGCCAGAGTCCCTATCCTGCCAGGCCAGGTGAGACCGTAGAGATAACACTCAGTTTACAAAATGAGGGAAGCAATGACCTTTCTGATGTCGTCGTATCTTTAGATGCTGAGTATCCGTTCAGTCAGGTATCCGGTGAATCATTGTCCAAGACCGTATCCTACATGGAAGCTCGTCAGGATGAGGATGATGCAACTTATCTAAAATTCAAGCTTAAGGTTGATTCTGATGTTTCAGACGGGACCTATGATATAGATGTGGTAGTGAAAGACAGTGAATCTGATTCCAGCTCAGTAACAACTCTTGAGGTAGAGGTTCAGGGTAAGGAATACGCTCAGATCGTTACCATTAGTGACTCGAGCATTGATGTTGCAACAGTAGAACCTCTTGAGTTTGTCATTACCAATACAGGTTCATCACCACTACAGAATATGGCTGTTTCATGGGAAGAATCAACCGGTACGATCTTGCCTGTATATTCCTCTAATACCAAGTACATAAGTTCCCTGGATGTCGATGAATCTGCTACAGTGGTATACTCTGTGATGGCAGATGTAGATGCTGATCCCGGACTGTATCAGCTTGATATCACACTTGAGTTCGAGGACTATGAATCAGACACGACTGTGATAGAAACCAAGGCCGGTCTGTTCGTAGGAGGAACCACTGACTTTGACCTGAGTTATTCCGAAAGTGACGAAGGTGAGGTTTCACTGTCCCTTGCGAACGTAGGTAACAATGAAGCTTACTCTGTGAAGGTCTCAATCCCTGAGCAGGACAATTTCCAGGCAACAGGAAGTACATCCACAATTGTCGGTAACCTTGAGAAAGGTGACTATACCATCACATCATTCTCAATAACCCAGACCAGTTCAATGCCATCCATGGGAGATGAGGATTCGACAGGTACAGCACAGGCTGAACCCACAGAGATGACTGCTGAAGACATGGAAGCAATGCAGGAAGAGATGGAAGCAAAGACCGAGCTTCTTGTCAACATAGAGTATACAGATTCTGCAGGACAGAGGCACACTGTGGAAAAAGCAGTTCAGATCGAGGAATTGACTGGTGGCACAATGGCAGCTGGAATGTCCGGCGGACCAGGAGGTCAGAGCTCATCATCTAACAGTAACCTGTTGTATGGTGCTGTGATCCTGGTAGTCGTAGTTGTAGGATTCAATTACAGAAAGAAGAAGATGATGAAAGAAGGCAACTATGTCCCACTCAACGTAGAGCTAAGGAATCTCAAGGC